The following are encoded in a window of Fibrobacter sp. UWB2 genomic DNA:
- a CDS encoding thioredoxin family protein, with protein sequence MNNMPPPEASLHYSAGTLEKGSSVTVDITIPDKWHVNANIAADEFLKPSSIEISAQGIHFGEPKWPEPIKEYSEALDLENLVFKGHFQISLPIDSVDADYDSLTTQATFHYQACDNSICLAPSQVTFGVGSVGFNNKRASRDDAAVPAAKSATSSTGKTAEKAAENAAGNVVNAPSAAGNATEGAAGTFVLLLSALFGGLILNLMPCVLPVLSLKLFSLIKQSRESRRRLLMLGATTTLGILVSFWTLAGVVAAVKAGGGNAGWGMQFQSAGFIAFMVVILSAFAMSFFGVFEIWLPGSATTKMDKAGRKQGFWGAFFTGALLVLLSTPCSAPFLGTAMGFAFTASTPVLFLFFTAAGVGLALPYMLVSAFPKVLKVFPKPGAWMVTLQKIMGVLLLGTVVWLLWVVHEQAGNVGVGIFAAISLLSIAMSFAIGNIAPPGVAFSREVLSVGGSVVILAVIWFAFASPKFEAEVDAIFKARSVQLVTEDGWYRYTPELIEEFAKSGRTVFIDATADWCLTCKANEAAVLNRDDFKHAMDSLNVARVKADWTRETPEVTALLRSMGKSGVPAYAIYPAGDASKQIVLPELLTTDAIVEKIVTSN encoded by the coding sequence ATGAACAACATGCCCCCTCCGGAGGCAAGTTTGCACTATTCTGCAGGCACCCTGGAGAAAGGTTCGAGCGTAACCGTAGACATCACTATTCCGGACAAATGGCACGTAAATGCAAACATCGCCGCCGATGAATTTCTGAAGCCTTCGTCCATCGAGATTTCAGCACAGGGAATCCACTTCGGAGAGCCCAAGTGGCCAGAGCCTATCAAGGAATACAGCGAAGCTTTGGACCTTGAAAATCTCGTGTTCAAGGGACATTTCCAGATTTCGCTCCCAATCGACAGTGTCGATGCCGATTATGACAGCCTCACGACACAGGCGACATTCCATTACCAGGCCTGCGACAATTCCATTTGCCTCGCACCATCGCAAGTGACATTTGGCGTGGGGAGTGTGGGGTTTAACAACAAGAGAGCCTCGCGAGATGACGCCGCGGTACCCGCGGCGAAAAGCGCCACGAGCTCTACAGGGAAAACAGCCGAGAAAGCCGCTGAAAATGCCGCCGGGAATGTCGTCAATGCGCCGAGTGCCGCAGGGAATGCGACAGAAGGCGCTGCAGGAACATTCGTTTTGCTATTGTCGGCTCTGTTCGGAGGCTTAATTCTGAACTTGATGCCATGCGTGCTTCCCGTGCTTTCGCTAAAGCTTTTCAGCTTGATCAAGCAGTCTCGTGAGAGCCGCCGGCGCCTGCTTATGCTAGGCGCCACGACAACCCTCGGGATACTTGTGAGTTTCTGGACGCTCGCCGGGGTTGTCGCCGCCGTCAAGGCGGGCGGCGGGAATGCAGGCTGGGGCATGCAATTCCAGAGCGCCGGATTCATCGCGTTCATGGTCGTGATTCTGAGCGCATTTGCGATGAGCTTTTTTGGAGTCTTTGAAATCTGGCTTCCCGGAAGCGCCACCACCAAGATGGACAAGGCCGGGCGCAAGCAGGGCTTTTGGGGCGCATTTTTCACAGGAGCCCTCCTCGTACTTTTGAGCACACCGTGCTCCGCACCGTTTCTCGGTACGGCGATGGGTTTTGCTTTTACCGCATCGACCCCTGTGCTGTTTTTGTTTTTCACAGCGGCAGGCGTAGGACTTGCGCTTCCCTACATGCTCGTAAGCGCGTTTCCGAAAGTCCTGAAAGTTTTCCCGAAACCGGGCGCCTGGATGGTCACGCTCCAGAAAATCATGGGCGTTCTCTTGCTCGGCACTGTCGTATGGCTCCTGTGGGTCGTGCATGAACAAGCCGGAAACGTCGGCGTCGGCATCTTCGCCGCCATTTCGCTCTTGAGCATCGCCATGAGCTTTGCGATAGGGAACATCGCCCCGCCGGGCGTCGCGTTTTCTCGCGAAGTACTCTCCGTTGGCGGATCTGTCGTGATTCTTGCAGTCATCTGGTTTGCATTTGCATCGCCAAAATTCGAAGCCGAAGTCGATGCGATTTTCAAGGCAAGGTCAGTACAGCTCGTCACCGAAGATGGCTGGTACCGCTACACGCCGGAACTCATTGAAGAATTTGCGAAGTCTGGCCGTACCGTATTCATTGACGCTACTGCCGACTGGTGCCTCACCTGCAAGGCAAACGAAGCTGCCGTCCTCAACCGCGATGATTTCAAACACGCCATGGACAGTCTGAATGTCGCCCGTGTTAAGGCTGACTGGACACGCGAAACACCCGAAGTTACCGCACTCCTGCGCAGTATGGGCAAGTCCGGCGTCCCCGCCTATGCTATCTACCCCGCAGGCGATGCAAGCAAGCAAATCGTGCTCCCGGAACTCCTCACGACCGACGCGATTGTGGAGAAGATTGTAACTAGCAATTAG
- the glgA gene encoding glycogen synthase translates to MNAAILTNEFPPEIYGGAGIHVKFLSQELSKLCHIEARCFGPQNDDADNIRAIGFSQKLEHNPADERFKKILKPLDINLQWMSSLKDIDVIHCHTWYSHFGGVVASRLLQCPLILTTHSLEPHRPWKAEQLGDGGYNMSCWIERTAYEAADGVIAVSEGMKRDVMKLYGVPEDRVKVIYNGIDPDFYKPTFDEEILKKWGVDPKRPFVLFVGRITRQKGISQLIQAIPQIDKNAQVVLCAGAPDTQELADECKRLIEEVQKTRDGVVWIQDAVPHTELRVLYSHATVFATPSLYEPFGIINLEAMSCGTPVVGSAVGGIPEIIVDGETGYLVPLKAVSETNFEPADPKAFQTDFANKLNKILENPELAKKMGEVSRKRAIDVFSWKTIAKQTFDFYQECIERYKREGKRV, encoded by the coding sequence ATGAACGCTGCTATCCTTACTAACGAGTTTCCGCCAGAAATCTATGGCGGTGCAGGTATTCACGTCAAGTTCCTGAGCCAGGAACTTTCCAAGCTCTGCCACATCGAAGCACGTTGCTTTGGTCCGCAGAATGACGATGCAGACAATATCCGAGCCATCGGTTTTAGCCAGAAGCTAGAACACAATCCGGCTGATGAACGTTTCAAGAAAATCTTGAAGCCGCTCGATATTAATTTGCAGTGGATGTCCTCGCTCAAGGATATCGATGTGATTCATTGCCATACGTGGTACAGCCATTTTGGTGGCGTAGTCGCAAGTCGCCTTTTGCAGTGCCCGCTGATTCTTACAACGCACTCGCTCGAACCGCACCGTCCGTGGAAGGCCGAACAGCTTGGTGACGGCGGCTATAACATGAGCTGCTGGATTGAACGCACCGCTTACGAAGCCGCAGACGGCGTGATTGCAGTGAGCGAAGGCATGAAGCGCGACGTGATGAAGCTTTATGGCGTGCCGGAAGACCGCGTGAAGGTTATCTACAACGGCATCGATCCAGACTTTTACAAGCCGACGTTTGATGAAGAAATCTTGAAGAAGTGGGGCGTGGATCCGAAGCGTCCGTTCGTGCTCTTTGTGGGCCGCATTACGCGCCAGAAGGGCATTAGCCAGCTCATTCAGGCTATCCCGCAAATCGACAAGAACGCTCAGGTGGTACTTTGCGCCGGTGCGCCGGATACGCAGGAACTTGCTGACGAATGCAAGCGCTTGATTGAAGAAGTCCAGAAGACGCGTGATGGCGTCGTGTGGATTCAGGATGCTGTACCGCATACGGAACTTCGCGTGCTCTATAGCCACGCAACTGTGTTTGCAACGCCGTCGCTTTATGAACCGTTCGGCATTATCAATCTCGAAGCCATGAGCTGCGGAACACCGGTCGTTGGCTCTGCAGTCGGTGGCATTCCGGAAATCATCGTCGATGGCGAAACGGGTTACCTCGTACCGCTCAAGGCTGTGTCCGAGACGAACTTTGAACCGGCAGACCCGAAGGCTTTCCAGACGGACTTTGCGAACAAGCTTAACAAGATTCTTGAGAATCCGGAACTTGCCAAGAAAATGGGCGAAGTCAGCCGCAAACGCGCTATTGACGTGTTCAGCTGGAAGACGATTGCCAAGCAGACATTCGACTTCTACCAGGAATGCATCGAACGCTACAAGCGCGAAGGCAAGAGAGTTTAA